Proteins from one Plodia interpunctella isolate USDA-ARS_2022_Savannah chromosome 3, ilPloInte3.2, whole genome shotgun sequence genomic window:
- the LOC128683799 gene encoding uncharacterized protein LOC128683799 isoform X1, which produces MDSNSNSCEMIWPKIEADSDNESRIPSKVIWTSENTLKLIETLEKDCKELWDVKNPFNRDKIARQAKYELLASMFGTTTEEIIRKIHNLRTQFNNELRKIKKRQMTSLSGGGEVAAGGSGWEYFDALSFLLRATAVADPLENVDGVNLALAEFQADEEEEFGAAARANTSRMDSSNPDRTTSTPRRTTLRVAASAPPPLPPSAHPMMWPEELTPRIRPGVNADECQIFGDFVASELRTLRSDESRKKLKRVIQKAILQIGEEEDMSING; this is translated from the exons ATGGATTCCAATTCAAATTCGTGTGAAATGATTTGGCCAAAAATAGAAGCAGATTCTGATAATGAGAGTAGGATCCCTTCTAAAGTCATATGGACATCAGAAAATACGTTGAAGCTGATTGAAACTTTGGAAAAAGACTGTAAAGAATTGTGGGATGTAAAAAACCCATTCAATAGGGATAAGATAGCGAGGCAAGCGAAGTATGAATTGTTGGCTAGTATGTTTGGCACAACTACTGAGGAGATAATCAGGAAGATACACAATTTGAGGACGCAGTTTAACAACGAAttgaggaaaataaaaaagcggCAAATGACGTCGTTGAGCGGAGGTGGGGAGGTTGCGGCGGGGGGCAGCGGGTGGGAGTACTTCGACGCGTTATCGTTCTTGCTCCGGGCAACTGCTGTCGCCGACCCCCTGGAAAATGTCGATGGAGTTAATCTTGCG TTGGCAGAATTCCAAgctgatgaagaagaagaatttggAGCAGCAGCCAGAGCAAATACTTCACGCATGGACAGCAGCAACCCTGATAGGACCACTAGTACACCTAGAAGGACTACCTTGAGGGTAGCTGCTTCGGCTCCACCACCCTTGCCTCCTAGTGCCCACCCCATGATGTGGCCTGAAGAACTCACTCCCCGGATCAGACCTGGAGTCAATGCCGATGAGTGCCAG ATATTCGGCGACTTTGTAGCCTCAGAACTAAGAACCCTACGGTCAGATGAGTCCAGGAAGAAGCTCAAGCGCGTGATTCAAAAGGCAATCCTTCAGAttggagaagaagaagatatgaGCATCAATGGATAG
- the LOC128683799 gene encoding uncharacterized protein LOC128683799 isoform X2 yields the protein MDKKKKRGSNYTMAEKELLLQLIKKYHHILENKQTSVILNFKKREAWDSVCQQYNTVAGSGFRTWRQLRHLYENLKQRAKKNIAKENRLRFNENTDVKHIEIKVSADELAEFQADEEEEFGAAARANTSRMDSSNPDRTTSTPRRTTLRVAASAPPPLPPSAHPMMWPEELTPRIRPGVNADECQIFGDFVASELRTLRSDESRKKLKRVIQKAILQIGEEEDMSING from the exons atggataaaaaaaagaaacgcgGATCCAATTATACAATGGCGGAGAAAGAGCTTCTCCTACAGCTGATAAAAAA ATATCATCATATTttggaaaacaaacaaaccagCGTTATCTTGAATTTTAAGAAGCGTGAAGCTTGGGATTCTGTTTGTCAGCAGTACAATACTGTTGCTGGAAGCGGCTTCAGGACTTGGAGACAACTCCGTCATCTTTATGAGAATCTCAAACAGAGGGCGAAAAAGAATATTGCcaaagaaaat CGACTTCGTTTCAATGAAAACACTGATGTAAAACATATCGAAATAAAAGTATCGGCAGATGAG TTGGCAGAATTCCAAgctgatgaagaagaagaatttggAGCAGCAGCCAGAGCAAATACTTCACGCATGGACAGCAGCAACCCTGATAGGACCACTAGTACACCTAGAAGGACTACCTTGAGGGTAGCTGCTTCGGCTCCACCACCCTTGCCTCCTAGTGCCCACCCCATGATGTGGCCTGAAGAACTCACTCCCCGGATCAGACCTGGAGTCAATGCCGATGAGTGCCAG ATATTCGGCGACTTTGTAGCCTCAGAACTAAGAACCCTACGGTCAGATGAGTCCAGGAAGAAGCTCAAGCGCGTGATTCAAAAGGCAATCCTTCAGAttggagaagaagaagatatgaGCATCAATGGATAG